In Arachis hypogaea cultivar Tifrunner chromosome 2, arahy.Tifrunner.gnm2.J5K5, whole genome shotgun sequence, a genomic segment contains:
- the LOC112733668 gene encoding protein SUPPRESSOR OF PHYA-105 1, giving the protein MTANGGTGTEEQQQQQHKRKKVFDSLLKPSVQKSPRLCTTIREGWPEILQNECVIGNDDNNLSRCVASLAGSGPPSTSYCSMTDSAHIDDDLTVRTHNKNPNFYPQRNQLAIESRYSNLSREIVQQDEEQIPLRLSKGVKGIESEFRGLKSSLRVSANRSNVDKIFTSSNGLFINGTTQNTSSAYSVSHLIVKQTVKGKGVICKDFDGRIGPAGVVLMRQEEDESHQSDMPKPDATDNMPSLQVTVKSGTGSSNDGMNLREWLRPQGHKIDKSGRLQIFKQILELVDFAHSQGVVMLNLRPSCFTLSPSSSKIKYIGSSGQQELHKLLTCNVNKKMPLEQDAGASQILRMKQQNSYEETRSLRQHHHFTSIHGCRTTMANQIGSTVNESTKLEEKKCMSLTQLEEKWYTSPEELDGGVCTFSSNIYSLGILLFELLCNIESWELHSAVMSDLCHRILPPRFLSENPKEAGFCLWHLHPDPSSRPNTRMILESQFIAESEKSNSADDVLPVGVSDDDEAETQQLLHFLVSLQEEKKKQESKLVEELSWLDEDIKLVERSNSHETDSMFPLKQVNYPELIGSSYHFPEHAISSTNEARFLSNINQLESSYFSMRCQMLLKEASTIANYDKDVIESRDRLHHTENVTKEPNRIQSSAGSLGTFFEGLCKFARYSKFEERGTLRNRDLLSSANVICALSFDRDEDYIAAAGVSKKIKVFDLSSIMSGSVDIQYPVVEMSNKSKLSCVCWNSYIKNHLASTDYDGVVQMWDAGTGQPLSQYMEHQKRAWSVHFSLSDPKMFASGSDDCSVKLWNIGERNSVGTIWNPANVCCVQFSSFSTHLLFFGSADYKVYGYDLRHTRVPWCTLGGHGKAVSYVKSVDAETVVSASTDNSLKLWDLKKASSSGLSSDACALTFKGHSNEKNFVGLSVSDGYIACGSETNEVYCYHKSLPLPITSHKFESIDPVSGHSTSDDNNGQFVSSVCWKKKSNMLVAANSIGIVKLLQMV; this is encoded by the exons ATGACTGCAAATGGTGGAACAGGAACtgaggaacaacaacaacaacaacacaagAGGAAGAAGGTGTTTGATTCTTTGCTCAAACCAAGTGTTCAAAAGTCACCAAGATTGTGCACAACTATTAGGGAAGGTTGGCCAGAAATCTTGCAAAATGAGTGTGTTATTGGTAATGATGATAACAACTTGAGTAGATGTGTTGCTTCTTTAGCTGGATCTGGACCTCCTAGTACTAGTTATTGTTCCATGACAGATTCTGCTCACATTGATGATGATTTAACTGTTAGAACTCATaataagaaccctaatttctacccTCAGAGGAATCAATTAGCTATTGAGTCTAGGTATAGTAACTTGAGTAGAGAAATTGTGCAACAAGATGAAGAGCAAATACCATTGAGACTAAGCAAAGGGGTTAAGGGAATTGAATCCGAATTTCGGGGCCTGAAATCATCACTGAGAGTTTCTGCAAATAGAAGCAATGTGGACAAGATCTTTACCTCAAGCAATGGCCTTTTTATTAATGGAACTACTCAGAATACTTCATCTGCATATAGTGTTTCTCATTTGATTGTGAAGCAAACCGTGAAGGGAAAGGGAGTTATTTGCAAGGACTTCGACGGAAGAATTGGTCCTGCCGGAGTAGTACTTATGAGGCAGGAGGAGGATGAGTCTCATCAATCTGATATGCCGAAACCAGATGCGACTGATAACATGCCTTCCCTGCAAGTAACTGTGAAGTCTGGCACAGGTTCCTCAAATGACGGGATGAACTTGAGAGAGTGGCTTAGGCCACAAGGTCATAAAATCGATAAATCAGGGAGGCTACAAATATTCAAGCAGATTCTGGAATTGGTTGATTTTGCACATTCCCAAGGTGTTGTCATGCTAAACTTAAGACCATCTTGTTTCACTCTATCACCTTCTTCGAGTAAAATCAAGTACATCGGTTCATCTGGCCAACAGGAGTTGCATAAATTATTGACTTGCAATGTGAACAAAAAAATGCCTCTAGAACAGGATGCCGGTGCGAGCCAAATCTTGAGAATGAAGCAGCAAAATTCCTATGAAGAGACAAGATCTCTTCGGCAGCATCATCATTTCACTTCCATTCATGGATGTAGGACTACAATGGCGAATCAAATCGGATCTACCGTAAATGAGTCCACCAAATTAGAAGAGAAGAAATGTATGTCTTTGACGCAATTAGAAGAGAAATGGTATACTAGTCCAGAAGAGCTAGATGGTGGGGTTTGCACATTTTCTTCAAATATTTATAGCCTTGGAATTCTTCTATTTGAG TTGCTGTGCAATATTGAGTCATGGGAGTTGCATTCAGCCGTGATGTCAGATCTATGTCATAGAATCTTACCACCAAGATTTCTATCAGAAAATCCAAAGGAAGCTGGCTTTTGTCTTTGGCATCTTCATCCTGATCCGTCTTCTCGCCCCAATACCAG GATGATTTTAGAGTCTCAGTTTATAGCCGAATCAGAGAAATCAAATTCTGCAGATGATGTTCTGCCGGTTGGAGTATCAGATGATGATGAAGCTGAAACACAGCAATTACTACATTTTCTAGTCTCActtcaagaagaaaagaaaaaacaggAATCAAAGTTGGTGGAAGAGCTAagttggttggatgaagacattaAGTTGGTAGAAAGAAGTAATTCACACGAGACAGATTCGATGTTTCCTTTGAAACAAGTGAACTATCCTGAATTGATAGGAAGCAGTTATCATTTTCCAGAACATGCCATTTCAAGTACTAATGAGGCAAGATTCTTAAGTAACATAAATCAGCTAGAGAGTTCTTATTTTTCAATGAGATGCCAAATGCTACTCAAAGAGGCTTCAACCATCGCAAACTATGATAAAGATGTGATTGAAAGTAGAGACAGATTGCATCATACAGAGAATGTTACTAAGGAGCCCAATAGAATTCAGAGTTCTGCTGGTTCTTTAGGAACCTTCTTTGAAGGTTTATGCAAGTTTGCTCGTTACAGCAAGTTTGAAGAACGCGGCACATTGAGAAACCGAGATCTGCTTAGCTCTGCCAATGTGATATGTGCTTTGAGTTTTGACCGCGACGAGGATTACATCGCAGCAGCCGGAGTTTCAAAGAAGATCAAGGTTTTTGACTTGAGTAGTATTATGAGTGGTTCTGTTGACATCCAGTACCCTGTAGTCGAGATGTCGAATAAATCAAAGCTTAGCTGTGTGTGCTGGAACAGCTATATTAAAAATCATCTGGCTTCTACTGATTATGATGGTGTTGTTCAG ATGTGGGATGCAGGCACTGGTCAGCCATTGTCTCAATACATGGAGCACCAAAAGAGAGCTTGGTCTGTTCATTTTTCTCTGTCAGATCCAAAAATGTTTGCTAGTGGAAGTGATGACTGCTCTGTCAAACTCTGGAATATCGGCGAG AGAAACTCTGTAGGAACCATATGGAACCCTGCCAATGTATGCTGTGTACAGTTCTCCAGTTTCTCAACACACCTTTTGTTCTTTGGTTCAGCTGATTACAAGGTCTACGGCTATGATCTTCGCCACACTCGAGTCCCTTGGTGCACCTTAGGTGGTCATGGAAAAGCTGTTAGCTATGTAAAATCTGTAGATGCTGAAACAGTTGTTTCTGCTTCCACTGACAACTCTTTGAAGCTATGGGACCTGAAGAAAGCAAGTTCTTCTGGTTTGTCATCTGATGCTTGTGCCTTAACCTTCAAAGGTCATAGTAATGAAAAG AATTTTGTAGGTTTATCTGTTTCAGATGGATATATTGCATGCGGTTCGGAAACTAATGAG GTATATTGTTATCACAAGTCACTGCCATTGCCAATCACTTCTCATAAATTCGAATCTATCGATCCGGTTTCTGGTCATTCGACTAGTGATGACAATAATGGACAGTTTGTTTCTAGTGTCTGCTGGAAAAAGAAGTCTAATATGCTTGTTGCCGCCAATTCGATCGGAATTGTGAAACTGCTACAGATGGTTTGA
- the LOC112733659 gene encoding formin-like protein 1 translates to MWCISTTTTFFFLLLSLELSYSQLHHYHHRRILHQPLLPQPQNSSPTNLSSPPSSPPSPSPSPPPSPNPKFPFSTTPTSQNSPFFPIYPSPPPPPSPSAFASFPANISSLILPHPSNSKHSSPKLIAGAVTAVVLAAAVSAVSAAVYCRRRRRRNQSADDKTLRSDSSIRLFPREPPGGGGGGRKTRNPSSTSSEFLYLGTIVNSRGIDDRTAGTGDGRNSSGGGDANLNPRKMDSPELQPLPPLARQSSRMQQRDSGTTATTTAADEEEEEFYSPRGSSLGERSGSRRVFSAVAGVDNLAGGHSCSDSSSGSYSSSTSNSPDRSHSISLSPPVSISPRRSQPKSPENHIPPPTQQQQQQTLTGDNRSRSRSSISSSNLSSPRVLSPSLSPAHNTTNYTQTASYSTTPERELNQSPSLSPISLSPNRLHPKVSDGSPKITEKSQTLASSPEKVKVSETFSPQRLSNASNGSGKSSSALSSSTFSLPSPDKVTTLMHQNHGLDQSPTISDVSDRYRHSPIASVPLSPTLLSSPERELNHGGDNNSSHAPPQRKHWEIPDLLTPPIAEFSSVENVFGAAASVVVPQRKQWEIPAIPVISAPIDPSGRVSAPPPPPPPPPPPPPLPPMLPRQRKQWEVPSPSTPVDQPISRPPELTPPSRPFVLQTPNTKVSPVELPPNSSSGLGVIEENSEEASKPKLKPLHWDKVRASSDREMVWDQLRSSSFKLNEEMIETLFVVNTPNPKPKDTTPRSVLAPPHQEDRVLDPKKSQNIAILLRALNVTIEEVCEALLEGITDTLGTELLESLLKMAPSKEEERKLKEHKDDSPTKLGPAEKFLKAVLDVPFAFKRVEAMLYIANFESELEYLRKSFQTLEVACEELRNSRMFLKLLEAVLKTGNRMNVGTNRGDAHAFKLDTLLKLVDVKGADGKTTLLHFVVQEIIRTEGARLSGTNQTPSTTTNEDAKCRRLGLQVVSSLSSELANVKKAAAMDSEVLSSEVAKLSKGIAHIAEVVKLNQTLGSDESNHKFTESMNKFMRMAEEEILKIQAQESVAISLVKEITEYFHGNLSKEEAHPFRIFMVVRDFLNVLDRVCREVGMVNERTMVSSNHRFPIPVNPLLPQPLNPMLPQPLPGLHGKRNYSSSDDDSSSSP, encoded by the exons ATGTGGTGCatttccaccaccaccaccttcttcttcctcctcctatcCTTGGAGTTATCTTACTCTCAACTCCACCACTACCACCATAGGAGGATCCTCCACCAACCCCTTCTTCCACAACCACAAAACTCATCCCCCACCAATCTCTCATCACCACCATCATCACCAccctcaccatcaccatcaccaccaccttcTCCAAACCCAAAGTTCCCATTTTCAACAACACCCACTTCTCAAAATTCTCCCTTTTTCCCAATATACCCTTCTCCGCCGCCGCCACCATCTCCCTCCGCCTTTGCTTCTTTCCCTGCTAACATCTCCTCTCTCATTCTCCCTCACCCCTCAAACTCCAAACACTCCTCCCCTAAACTCATTGCCGGAGCTGTAACCGCCGTTGTACTCGCCGCCGCTGTCTCCGCCGTCTCCGCTGCCGTATACTGCCGTAGAAGGAGGAGGCGCAACCAGTCTGCTGATGACAAGACTCTCAGATCCGATAGCAGCATTCGCCTCTTCCCCCGTGAGCCTCCCGGAGGCGGAGGTGGTGGTCGGAAAACCAGAAACCCTTCCTCCACCAGCTCCGAGTTTCTCTACCTTGGCACCATTGTGAACTCCCGAGGCATCGATGACCGCACCGCCGGCACCGGTGATGGTCGGAACAGCTCCGGCGGAGGGGACGCCAACTTGAATCCTCGGAAAATGGACTCGCCGGAGCTTCAACCGCTTCCGCCACTTGCACGACAGAGCTCAAGAATGCAGCAACGAGATTCCGGCACGACGGCGACAACTACGGCGgcggatgaagaagaagaagaattctactCACCAAGAGGTTCGTCATTGGGCGAAAGATCGGGTTCCCGGCGAGTTTTCTCCGCCGTAGCAGGCGTCGATAATCTCGCCGGCGGCCATAGCTGCTCCGATTCAAGCTCCGGCTCATACTCTTCCTCCACCTCGAACTCGCCGGACCGATCACACTCAATTAGCCTCTCTCCGCCAGTGAGTATCAGCCCCAGAAGATCCCAACCGAAGTCGCCGGAAAATCACATTCCACCACCgacacagcaacaacaacaacaaacccTAACCGGAGAtaacagaagcagaagcagaagctcaATCTCATCCTCCAATCTCTCTTCGCCACGTGTCCTTTCACCTTCACTGTCCCCAGCTCACAACACCACGAACTACACTCAAACGGCGTCGTATTCAACAACCCCAGAAAGAGAACTTAACCAGTCACCATCGCTTTCACCGATTTCTCTCTCACCGAATCGTTTGCACCCGAAAGTCTCAGATGGGTCACCGAAGATAACGGAAAAGTCTCAAACTTTAGCTTCTTCACCGGAGAAAGTAAAGGTTAGTGAAACATTTTCGCCACAGAGACTATCCAATGCTTCTAACGGTAGTGGAAAGAGTAGTAGTGCGTTGTCATCTTCGACTTTTTCGCTTCCTTCGCCGGATAAGGTTACAACTTTGATGCATCAGAATCATGGGTTAGATCAGTCTCCAACCATTTCTGATGTTTCAGATCGGTATAGGCATTCTCCAATTGCATCAGTGCCTTTGTCACCAACTCTGTTGTCATCACCGGAGAGAGAATTGAATCACGGTGGTGATAATAATTCTTCTCATGCCCCTCCACAGAGGAAGCATTGGGAGATTCCTGACCTGTTGACACCACCCATTGCCGAATTTTCATCAGTGGAGAATGTGTTTGGAGCAGCAGCTTCCGTTGTGGTTCCACAGAGGAAACAATGGGAGATTCCGGCGATTCCGGTGATTTCGGCACCTATTGATCCATCTGGCAGAGTTTCAGCTCCTCCTCCGCCTccgccaccacctcctcctccaccGCCCCTGCCGCCTATGCTGCCGCGACAGCGTAAGCAGTGGGAAGTGCCTTCTCCATCGACGCCTGTGGATCAACCAATTTCTAGGCCACCGGAGCTGACACCGCCTTCTAGGCCTTTTGTCTTGCAGACACCAAATACAAAGGTTTCTCCGGTCGAGTTGCCGCCGAATTCTTCTTCGGGTTTGGGGGTGATTGAGGAGAATTCCGAAGAGGCTTCTAAGCCAAAGCTGAAGCCTTTGCATTGGGATAAAGTGAGGGCAAGTTCTGATCGTGAGATGGTGTGGGATCAGTTGAGGTCCAGCTCCTTCAA GTTGAATGAGGAGATGATTGAGACATTGTTTGTAGTGAACACACCAAACCCCAAACCCAAGGACACTACTCCACGCTCGGTCCTTGCCCCTCCACATCAGGAGGATAGGGTGTTAGATCCCAAGAAGTCCCAAAATATTGCTATATTGCTAAGAGCGCTCAACGTGACTATAGAAGAAGTGTGTGAAGCATTGTTAGAAG GTATAACCGATACACTTGGAACAGAACTGCTCGAGAGCTTGTTAAAAATGGCACCAAGCAAGGAAGAAGAACGTAAATTGAAGGAACATAAAGATGACTCGCCAACCAAGCTTGGTCCTGCCGAGAAATTTTTGAAGGCAGTGCTTGATGTGCCTTTCGCGTTTAAACGGGTGGAAGCAATGCTTTACATTGCTAATTTTGAGTCAGAATTGGAATACCTTAGGAAATCTTTTCAAACTCTCGAG GTTGCCTGTGAAGAGCTGCGAAACAGCCGAATGTTCTTGAAGCTTCTAGAGGCAGTGCTTAAAACCGGTAACCGCATGAATGTGGGGACAAACCGTGGCGATGCACATGCCTTCAAGCTCGATACGCTTCTCAAGCTGGTTGATGTCAAAGGCGCAGACGGTAAAACCACTTTACTCCACTTTGTGGTACAAGAAATCATTAGAACCGAAGGCGCTCGCCTCTCAGGCACCAACCAAACTCCAAGCACGACCACCAACGAAGACGCCAAATGCCGGAGGCTGGGTCTACAAGTAGTGTCTAGCCTAAGCTCAGAGCTAGCAAATGTGAAGAAAGCCGCTGCTATGGATTCCGAAGTTCTAAGCAGCGAAGTTGCTAAACTCTCCAAAGGGATTGCACACATCGCCGAGGTTGTGAAACTAAACCAAACATTAGGATCAGATGAAAGCAATCACAAATTCACAGAATCAATGAACAAGTTCATGAGAATGGCTGAGGAGGAGATACTAAAGATTCAAGCACAAGAGAGTGTTGCAATATCGCTTGTGAAAGAAATCACCGAGTATTTCCATGGAAACTTGTCAAAGGAAGAAGCTCATCCATTTAGAATCTTCATGGTGGTAAGagacttcttgaatgttcttgatAGGGTTTGTAGGGAAGTTGGTATGGTTAATGAGAGAACCATGGTTAGTTCTAATCATAGATTCCCGATACCGGTGAACCCTTTGCTTCCACAACCTCTAAACCCTATGCTTCCACAACCTCTTCCTGGTTTACATGGAAAGAGAAACTATAGTTCTTCAGATGATGATAGTTCTTCATCACCTTAA
- the LOC112733677 gene encoding uncharacterized protein, with the protein MEQFRQIGKALGSLKALMLFKENIQINQRQCCLLLEVFTFAYDTIADEIKQNLKFEERNVKWKGLEQPLKEIHKIFKEGESYVRHCLETKDWWAKAIILCHNTDSVELHIHNLICCMPVVIEAIELAGETSGIDQDDMNKRKLINSHKFRTEFRDMNLFQWKFGKQYLITPEFCSRYETVWKEDRWFLQQKMHEKKMAGATKQERRLIELILKNLQESWEGKLIPSSTLVGSKDFQVKRRMGNGQDKEIAWLGESFVIKHYTGEIEAWEPEIREVLSLSHPNIMDVLCGFTDDDKKECFLLMEVMSKTLSTYIKEIHGPKKQKPFLLHVAIDLMLQIARGMEYLHSKKIYHGELNPSNILVKPRGNLPDDYLHAKVTGFGLSSAMESNQKGGTNQNQNGTSPFIWYAPEVLEEQENSGGALQCKYSEKSDVYSFGMVCFELLTGKVPFEDSHLQGEKMSRNIRAGERPLFSLNSPKYVINLTKKCWHTDLNQRPSFSSICRILRYIKRFLAMNHSHITQLEALAPTPAVDYCDIETALLKKFPTWGNSESTSISQIPFQMFSYRVAEREKTGTYSKENSESGSDASACGDDLATSGDEAFISSTNEKKICPANESMSTKKHSLARKSLDFNKPIKQQVTPRSARPPQMSSFGRPKRTSSDQQTSNSRTRRTASGHVSDSELS; encoded by the exons ATGGAACAATTTAGACAGATTGGTAAGGCATTGGGGAGTTTGAAGGCTTTGATGTTATTCAAAGAGAATATTCAAATCAATCAAAGACAGTGTTGTCTTCTTCTTGAAGTGTTCACCTTTGCATATGATACTATTGCAGATGAGATCAAACAGAACCTCAAATTTGAAGAAAGGAATGTGAAATGGAAAGGATTAGAACAACCTTTGAAAGAGATTCATAAGATCTTCAAAGAAGGTGAATCATATGTAAGGCACTGTTTGGAAACAAAAGATTGGTGGGCTAAGGCTATTATATTGTGTCACAACACAGACTCTGTTGAGTTGCATATACATAACTTGATTTGTTGCATGCCAGTTGTGATTGAAGCTATCGAATTGGCCGGAGAAACTTCAGGGATCGATCAGGACGACATGAATAAGAGGAAGTTAATAAATTCTCATAAGTTCAGAACAGAGTTTAGAGATATGAACCTTTTTCAATGGAAATTTGGGAAACAGTACTTAATTACACCCGAGTTTTGCAGCCGATACGAAACGGTTTGGAAGGAGGACAGGTGGTTTCTTCAACAGAAAATGCATGAGAAGAAGATGGCAGGAGCAACAAAGCAAGAGAGAAGATTGATAGAACTTATTTTGAAGAATTTGCAAGAATCATGGGAAGGGAAGCTTATTCCAAGTTCAACCTTGGTTGGATCTAAGGACTTCCAGGTTAAGAGAAGGATGGGGAATGGACAAGACAAGGAAATTGCGTGGTTAGGCGAAAGCTTCGTGATCAAGCATTATACCGGAGAAATCGAAGCTTGGGAGCCAGAGATCAGAGAAGTTTTGTCTCTGTCTCATCCAAACATAATGGATGTTCTTTGTGGTTTCACTGATGATGACAAGAAAGAATGTTTCTTGCTTATGGAAGTTATGAGCAAAACATTAAGCACTTACATCAAGGAGATCCATGGCCCCAAGAAGCAGAAACCGTTCTTACTCCATGTCGCGATCGATCTTATGCTTCAGATTGCGCGAGGAATGGAATACCTGCATTCAAAGAAAATTTATCATGGAGAGCTAAATCCTTCAAACATTCTTGTTAAGCCAAGAGGTAACTTGCCTGATGATTACTTGCATGCCAAGGTAACTGGTTTTGGCCTATCTTCGGCCATGGAATCAAACCAGAAAGGGGgtacaaatcaaaatcagaatggAACTTCACCATTCATCTGGTATGCTCCAGAAGTACTTGAAGAGCAAGAAAATTCCGGGGGTGCCTTGCAATGCAAGTATTCAGAGAAATCTGATGTTTATAGCTTCGGAATGGTTTGCTTTGAACTTCTAACAGGTAAAGTCCCTTTTGAAGATAGTCATCTACAAGGAGAGAAGATGAGTAGGAACATAAGGGCAGGGGAGAGGCCACTTTTCTCGCTAAATTCGCCGAAATATGTCATCAACTTGACAAAGAAATGTTGGCATACAGACCTGAATCAGCGTCCGAGCTTCTCTTCCATCTGTAGAATTCTCCGGTACATAAAACGGTTTCTTGCCATGAATCATAGTCATATCACTCAATTAGAGGCACTGGCGCCAACGCCGGCTGTAgattactgtgacatagagactgCACTTTTGAAGAAGTTTCCTACTTGGGGGAATTCTGAATCTACATCGATATCACAAATTCCTTTTCAAATGTTTTCTTATCGAGTTGCAGAACGAGAGAAAACAGGTACATACTCTAAAGAGAACTCTGAATCTGGAAGCGACGCTTCAGCGTGTGGCGATGATCTTGCTACCTCTGGAGATGAGGCATTCATATCATCCACAAATGAAAAGAAGATTTGCCCTGCAAATGAAAGCATGAGTACCAAGAAGCATTCACTAGCAAGGAAATCATTAGATTTTAATAAGCCAATAAAACAACAAG TTACACCAAGATCAGCAAGGCCTCCGCAGATGTCGTCTTTTGGGCGGCCGAAGAGGACTAGTTCGGACCAGCAAACATCGAAttcaagaacaagaagaacagcttcGGGTCATGTCTCGGATTCCGAGCTCTCTTAG